The DNA window TTAATTATTTACCTAATTTAATATGTAAAATTAATATGTAAAAAGTCAATCACAAAAAAGGTAATACTTTAACAAAGTGAAGCCTTATTACAAAAGCTAGCGTCTTTCCATGAAGCGCATGAAGTTTAAAATACCCCACAGCTTGCTGGGGTTAGATTTTTATTATAAATTCTGCGCGCCAAAGTAAAAAACACTTTGAGCGGCTAATTACTTTATCCATTAAACATGTTTAGCATGTCTAATAGTATGGATAAGCAGCCGAGCCGAAGCTAACTTTTAATGAACAGACTTTCTACTTACCTAATTTACTTTGAGTGTCAATTGAAACCTTGCACCGCGAGCACTGCTCATTAAAAAAAAGTGGTCGCTATAGGCTAATGAAAAGCTCGGCTTCTAAATGCTTCTCAATTTCTTATTATTATTTGGCTCCTTTCAGGACCAACGCCAATCATAGTCACTGTTACGCCAGTTAACTCTTCAATTCTTTTAACATATTTTTGCGCATTTGATGGCAGTTCAGAAAAATTTCTGCATGCAGATATATCAATATCCCATCCCGCAAAAGTTTCATATAATGGTTTACATCTGCCCATTGCTGAACCAGTAGGAAGCCTTTCTCTTACCAAATTATCCGCTAAAGCATATGCTACGCAGATTTTTAACTCTTTTAATCCAGATAATATATCAAGCCTTGTTAAAGCAATTTCATCGATCCCATTAACGATTACAAAATTATTTACTTCTACAATATCTAGCCAGCCAATTCTTCTAGGTCTCCCAGTAGTTGTACCATACTCGTGACCTTTTTCTCTAATATAATTACCCACATCATTTAATAACTCAGCAATAACTGGACCTTCTCCGACTCTTGATGTATAAGCTTTTACCACGCCTATTACTTTATCTAATGTTGGCACGCCTTTACACCTTAGGCCTATTCCCAAACCTGTAAATATCCCGCCTACTGTCGTATTAGAACTGGTTGTGTATGGATAAAGACCATGATCAATATCTAACAACCCACCTTGCGCGCCTTCATAAAGAATTGATTTGCCCGCAGCAATCGCATTATAAATTTCTCTAGTTATATTAGTTGAATGCTTTTTAAAAAAATCTACATAAGAACTCAACTTTAGAACTAATGCATTTTTATCAAGTAATTCTTCACTGCCAAATACATGCTTGAGCTCTTTAGATTTTAAACTAACAGCCTTATCAACAAATTCTGCAAGCTCGCCGTTATCATGTAATTCTATTAAATCGGCTATCCTCATGCCATGTCTTGCATATTTATCTGCATATGTAGGCGCAATACCTCTCTTGGTTGAACCTGCTGCCCTTTTACCCTGATAAGTACTAAAAGCCGAATCAAGCGCGATATGATACGATAATGTCAAATGCGCCCTATCACTGATTAATAAATCGGGATAAATTCCCCTTTTATTTAATGCATCAAGTTCTTTAATAAAATCTTCCGGATCAATAACGACCCCATTGCCAACAAATAATTTTTTTCCATAAACAACACCAGACGGTATTAAATGTAACTTAAAAGTTTGATCACCAACAACTACGGTGTGGCCGGCATTATTTCCGCCTTGAAACCTGGTAACAATATCAGCTTTCTCAGACAAATAATCAACAATTTTACCTTTCCCTTCATCTCCCCACTGCATACCAAAAATAGCTATATTCATTTTCCATCACCCACTTTTTAAATTCAATTTTAATAATATTTTGTTTCAATTAGTTTTTTGTGCTTCTTAAATTATCATATTTCTTTACAGCCATTTCAACCAGTTCATTAGCATACCCCAAATAATTATCGCATTTAACCTGCCTTAACTGCTGTTTTGTTTCATCATCTACGTCTAACGCATTAATTATCCTATCTATTTTTAGAGGGTCATAACTTTCATTGCTCCGAAAAATGTCTTTAAACACATTATACCCGTCAGACCTCCCTTTAGCCCTAAAAATAGTTTGATATGCTTCAGACAATACCTTCTGATTCTCTTTCAACTCATTCAACATCAAAGTCCCATTAATATATATTAATTCTAAAAAATCATTAGTATAACTTAATGCAACTAAAGAATATCCAAAAGCTGCGCCATAATTCCTTTCCATGTCATGGTCGGATAAATCCCGTTGCAAGCGGGAAACTTCTAATTCTCTTGCAAAAACTTCAAACAATGCATTAGAAACCTCAACATTGCCTTCACTGCATTCAATTAACCAGGGATTAATCTTATGAGGCATTACTGAAGAACCTACATGACTTTCAACTTTTTTTTGTAAAACCAAGTCTTTAGAAACATAATACCAAAAATCTTGATTTAAATCCTTTAATATAATATTAACATTTAAGATACTTTGAAACATTTTTACAATCCGGTCTTTAGGACCCCTCTGGTTTGTAAGAAATTCACAATCAAAACCAAAACTTTCAACAAATTCTTTTGAATATTTAACCCAATCAATGTTTGGAAAACCTACTTTTTGCGCATTATAATTGCCTACTGCTCCATTCATCTTAGAACTCAG is part of the Candidatus Woesearchaeota archaeon genome and encodes:
- a CDS encoding adenylosuccinate synthase — encoded protein: MNIAIFGMQWGDEGKGKIVDYLSEKADIVTRFQGGNNAGHTVVVGDQTFKLHLIPSGVVYGKKLFVGNGVVIDPEDFIKELDALNKRGIYPDLLISDRAHLTLSYHIALDSAFSTYQGKRAAGSTKRGIAPTYADKYARHGMRIADLIELHDNGELAEFVDKAVSLKSKELKHVFGSEELLDKNALVLKLSSYVDFFKKHSTNITREIYNAIAAGKSILYEGAQGGLLDIDHGLYPYTTSSNTTVGGIFTGLGIGLRCKGVPTLDKVIGVVKAYTSRVGEGPVIAELLNDVGNYIREKGHEYGTTTGRPRRIGWLDIVEVNNFVIVNGIDEIALTRLDILSGLKELKICVAYALADNLVRERLPTGSAMGRCKPLYETFAGWDIDISACRNFSELPSNAQKYVKRIEELTGVTVTMIGVGPERSQIIIRN
- the purB gene encoding adenylosuccinate lyase produces the protein MIKKEAYFNSLKKISGVDGRHCLITLPLSDYFSEHALHKYRTLVELKHLIKMCEPEFGLPNLTEEDKKELMAIFENFDIDNASFAIAEYDHFGRNGIGPVEHDVKSVELYIGEKLKGTKYESLLSMVHFGFTSEDVSNIAYNCMLQGAYQNVWLPQLIRLCDKLKQLALENKDVPLLSRTHGQPASPTTFGKEIAVYLGRFTNQLEYLSSLKLSSKMNGAVGNYNAQKVGFPNIDWVKYSKEFVESFGFDCEFLTNQRGPKDRIVKMFQSILNVNIILKDLNQDFWYYVSKDLVLQKKVESHVGSSVMPHKINPWLIECSEGNVEVSNALFEVFARELEVSRLQRDLSDHDMERNYGAAFGYSLVALSYTNDFLELIYINGTLMLNELKENQKVLSEAYQTIFRAKGRSDGYNVFKDIFRSNESYDPLKIDRIINALDVDDETKQQLRQVKCDNYLGYANELVEMAVKKYDNLRSTKN